The Lysobacter gummosus sequence GAAGCGTTGCGGGAACTCGCGTTCCAATCGCGCTTCGTCGAGCGGCGCGGCGCGCAGGATGCGGGCATCGCGCGGATCGTCGCGCAATTCGGCGATCACCAGCCACGGCTCGCCGTACACCGCGCTGTCGTCGAACAGTTTCGCGCTGCGGCCGTTGGCGAGTTGGTAGCGATACGGATCGCCGGGATGTTGGCGGGCGATGCGATCGGGAAACGCATGCAGCAGCAGATCGCCGAGCGCATGCGCGGGCACGCTCGCGGGCGGATTCGTCTCCACGCGCAAACGCCGGCGCCATTGCCTGGCGGCCTGATCGAGCGCGGCCAGGGCCGAACGCGAGGCATCGGCCGGCGCGCGCCCGCCGCGGAACGCGGCCAGCGCCTGCCAGCGCGCGGCCAAGGCGTCGCCACCGCTGCGCAGCGGATCGCGCGCTTCGATCAACGCGGCCAGATCGCAGGCCAGCGCGCGTTCGCGCGCATCGTTCGGCGCCAGCAGCATCGCCGCCAGGCGCGGGTGCGTGCCGAGCGCGAGCATGCGTTTGCCGAACGCGGTGATCGTCGCGCCCTGCGTACCGCTGCCTTCCAGCGCGCCCAGGCGCAGCAGCAGTTCGCGCGCGGCGGCCATCGCCCCGCCCGGCGGTGGATCGACGAAACGCAGGCCGGCATCGCCCCAGGCGGCGAGTTCCAGCACCAGCCCGGCCAGTTCGACCTGGGCGATTTCGGGACGGCGCTGCGGCTCCAGCCGCTGCGATTCCGGCCACAGCCGATAGGCCCAGCCCTCGGCGACGCGGCCGGCGCGGCCGGCGCGCTGATCGGCCGAGGCCTGGGCGATGGACACCACATCGAGGCGGGCGAAGCCGCTGTTGGGGTCGTAGCGCGGTTCGCGCGCCAGACCCGAGTCGATAACGATGCGCACGCCCGGCAGGGTCACGCTGGATTCGGCGACGTTGGTCGCCAGCACCACGCGGCGGCGGCCGTCGGGATCGGGCTGCAGCACGCGGCTTTGCTGTTCCACCGGCAATTCGCCGTGCAGGCTCAGCACATCGACGCCGCGCGCGGCCTCACTGCCGGCCAGCGCGGCTTCGGCGCGGGCGATTTCGCGCTGGCCGGGCAGGAACGCCAGCACATCGCCGGGATGGCTGACGAGCGCGTGCTCGACCGCGCGCTTGATCTGGTGTTCGAGCTTTTCCTCGCGCCGCGCCGGAAAGTGCGCGAGCGTCACCGGATAACTGCGGCCGGCGCTGCTCAGGCGCGGCGCATCGAGAAATTGCGCCAGGCGTTCGCCGTCCAGGGTCGCCGACATCACCACGATGCGCAGGTCTTCGCGCAGCGAGGCCTGCACGTCCAGCGCCAATGCCAGGCCCAGGTCGGCGGCGAGGTGGCGTTCGTGGAATTCGTCGAACAGCAGGGCGCCGACGCCGTCCAGGGTCGGATCGTCCTGGATCATGCGGGTCAGGATGCCTTCGGTGACGACCTCGATGCGGGTGCGCGGGCCGACCTTGTTTTCGAAACGGATGCGGTAGCCGACCGTCTCGCCCGCGGCTTCGCCGCGCTGGCGCGCCATGAAGTTGGCGGCGGCGCGCGCGGCGACGCGGCGCGGTTCGAGCACGATGATCTTGCGGCCGTCCAGCCACGGCGCATCGAGCAGCGCCGGCGGCACTTGCGTGGTCTTGCCGGCGCCGGGCGGCGCTTCCAGCACCAGCCGCGGGTGCGCGGCGAGGCTGTCGCGGATCGCCGGCAGCAGGGAATCGATCGGGAATTGGGCGGTGGTCACCTGCATAAGGATACGTGCGCGGTTGTGCGGCGTGGCGCGATTGCCTGCTCCCTCATCTGCACCACCGTTTTCCCGCCTTTGAAAAAGGGGGGTGAGGGAGATTTGCTTTTGGCGCTTTACCGCGGGAGCAACAGCAAATCCCCCCTCCCCTCCTTTTCAAAGGGGGGAAAAGCGAGAGCGGGCTAGTAAACTTGGGCATTGCGGCCTCCAAGCCCCTCTCTTCGTGATCCCATGCAACTGATCGACATCGGCGCCAACCTCACCCACGACAGCTTCGATCCCGACCGCGAGGCGGTGCTGCAGCGCGCGCGCGATGCCGGCGTGGCGCGCATGGTGATCACCGGCGCCAGCCGCGAGCATTCGCCCAAGGCGCTGGAGCTGGCGCGGCAATACCCGGGCGAGCTGTTCGCCACCGCCGGCGTGCATCCGCATCACGCCACCGAATACACCGCCGAGTGCGACGCGGAAATGCGTGAGTTGCTGTCGCACGATGAGGTGGTCGCGGTCGGCGAATGCGGCCTGGATTATTTCCGCGACTTCTCGCCGCGCCCGGCGCAGCGGCGCGCGTTCGAGATGCAGTTGCAGACCGCGGTGGACACCGGCAAGCCGCTGTTCCTGCACCAGCGCGACGCGCATGCCGATTTCATGGCGATGATGAAGAACTTCGACGGCAAGCTCGGCGCGGCGGTGGTGCACTGCTTCACCGGCACGCGCGAGGAGTTGTTCGATTACCTCGATCAGGACTGGTACGTCGGCATCACCGGCTGGCTGTGCGACGAGCGCCGCGGCCTGCACCTGCGCGAGCTGGTCAAGCATATTCCGGCGCAGCGGTTGATGATCGAGACCGACGCGCCGTATCTGCTGCCGCGCACGGTGAAGCCGGCGCCGTCGCACCGGCGCAACGAGCCGATGTACCTGGCGCATATCGTCGAGGAACTCGCCCGCGATCGCGGCGAGGAGGTCGCGGTCACCGCCGCCAACAGCAGCGCGGCGGCGAGCGCGTTCTTCCGCTTGCCGGCGCGCTGAGATTCGCGCGCCGGCCCGGCCCTTCGGTCAGTCCAGGGTGAAATTGCCGCAGCCGTACCACAGCGCCGGCCAGGCCTTGTGGTCGGGACCGGCGTTCTTCGCCGCCGGCGTGACCATGATCGCGTAGGTGTAGGGCCCGTACTTGCCGCCGGTATTGCCCTTGTTGTCCTTGCACACCTGGCCCAGCTTGACCGGCGCGATCTGCACCTTCAATCCGGTCTTTTCCTGGCCGATCACGCCCACCAGCTGGTACTGGCCCTGCGGCGCGGCGGTCTGATCCAGCGGGCCGTTGAGGAGCTTCTTGGCTTCCGGCACGGTCAGCGCGTAGACCACATTCAATGTGCTGTCCGTAGTCAGCACCACCCTCCAATCGGTATTGCCGCCGCGGAAGGCCGGCGAGGGAAAGGTGATGGCCTGTGCGAACGCACAAGGCGCCGCGAGCGCGGCGGCCAGCGCCAGAGCGGCGGCAGTGATGGAAACGCGCATGGAAGACTCCTGGAGGGGGCGACGTCGTGCCGCCGGTACCGCTATCAACGAGCGGCCGCGGCATCCGTGAAAGCCGGCCGGCACGGCCGACCGGTGCGGGCCGCGAGCGCTTGCGCGCGTCGCGGTTCACTCACCAACGCGTTGCCTGCGCGATAGCGGACAACACGCAAGGCATGGGCATCGCCTCGTTCGCGCACGCGTTCGAGCCAGGCCGCGCCGCTGGAATTCGCCGACTGCGCCGCGACGCGGAGCGGCCGAACTCGCTACTCTTCGCGTTCGAACCGGGACGCCGCCGCCCATCGCCCCGACGCCTTGCCAGGACTCCGCATGCCGACCGCCGTCTCCGAAAACCGATCGCCCGTCTTCGTTCCGATGGCCGTCGCCTGGCTGGCGCTGATCCTGTCGGCGGCCTTCGTCCTGATCGGCACGATCACCACGCCCGCCGACGCGCGCGCGACGGCTTCGGCGGCGGCGCAGATCGTGCAGTGGCTGTGCTCGATCGGCCTGCTGTTCGGTTTCGTGCTGGCGCTGGGTTGCGCGCTGGTCGATCGCCGCGGCACGCCGCGGCGCGCGTGGTTCGCGGTGCTGGCCGCGCTGGTGCTGATCTTCGGCCTCGGCGTGGCCTGGTCGATGGGCCAGAACCAGGCCTTGGCCGCCTTGCTCAAGGATCGCAGCCGGCACGAGCTGCTGATCTGGGTGTCGGCGCTCGGCGCGATCAAGGTGATCGTGATCAACGCAGTCGCGCTGCCGATCGCGTGGCGGCTGGGCGGGCGCGGCGACACGCCGGTGAGCTGGAGTTCCGGGCAACGCAGGGTGATCGGCGCGCTGGTCGCGGCGAGCCTGTGCGCGGGCCTGTTGCTGCTGGTGCAGAACGTGGCCGCGGCCTTCACTTCGCTGGGCCAGGGCGAACGGGGCGCGGGCATGAGCGTGGTCGCGCTCGCCGTCGGCGCGGTGCACGGCCTGTTCGCCTTGGCGCTGCCGATGCGGCGCGGCGCGGGCGCGGTGCCGGCGCTGCTGTCGTCGCTGCTCACGCCGGTGTTGATTGTCGCCGCTTCGCTGCCGGTGGTCACCGCCGGCGAAAGCTGGGACCTGCCCGCACGGATCACCGCGGTGCTGCTGATCCTGTTGTTCGCGCCGATGCTGTCGTGGCTGCTGGTGCGCTGGCTGCACGGGCGCGCTTGATACGCACGCGCCGGGCAAACGAAAACGGCCCGCATCGCGGGCCGTTTCGGTTTCGCCGCAATGAAGGGCTCAGTACATGGCCAGATCGCCGCAGCCCTTGAACGTGTCCATGCCGTCCACGTGCACGCTGACCGACTGCATGTGCTTGTTGTCGCCGTCGTCGGTGCATTCCTGGCGGCTGATCTCGATGGTCATCGGCTTGGCGCCGTCCTTGCCGGCCAGCTCGCCGCTGAGCACGATCAGCGTGCTCGGCGCGTCGGCCGGCTGACCGTTGTAGCGCGCGCTGCCGCTGGCTTTCTCGCTGCCGCTGCCCCAGGTCAGATCGACCTTGTGATTCATCTCGCCGGTGGCCTGGATCTCGATGCTCCAGTGTTCGCCGAAGCCCTTGAACGCGGGCACCGGACTGACCTTGCCGACCTGATCGGCGCCGATCTTGCCCATGGGCTGGATGGTCTCGGGCGCGTCGGCGGGGGGCGTATCGGTCGCGGGCGCGGCGGTGTCTGCAGGCTTGTTCGCGCTCGCATCGGCCACCGCCGGATCGGCGGCCGGCGGTTTGGAGCAGGCGGCGGCGAGAACCGCGACGGTGAGCAACGCGGCGAAAGGCATCAGGCGCATGGGCAACTCCCAAATCGAATCCGCCCGGTGCGGGCGCTGAGGTTGTAACGCGGCGGCGGTGCAGATGGGGTCAAAGGCCAGGAACGAGTGCGGAGAAGTGAGGAGTGAGCGAAAGCCAATACTCGTTCCTCACTCCTGCGCACTCACTTCCAGATCAATCAGCTGCGCAATCCCACGCCGCGCTTGAGCAGCCACAGCGCCAGCGACGACAGCCCGACCACGAAGGCCAGCATCAGCGCATAGGCGACCAGCACCGGCACGTCGCTGCTGCCGAGCAGGCCGTAGCGGAATGCATTGACCATGTAGAAGATCGGATTGGCGTGAGTGGCGGCTTCGGCCCAGGCCGGCAGCAGCTTGACCGAATAGAACACGCCGCCCAGGTAGGTCAGCGGGGTCAGGATGAAGGTCGGGACGATGGCGACGTCGTCGAACTTCTTCGCATACACCGCGTTGATGAAGCCGGCCAGCGAGAAGATCGTCGCGCCCAGCAGCACGGTGGTGAAGGTCACCAGCGGGTGCGGCACCCGCACCTTGGTGAAGAACATCGCGATCAGCAGCACGATCGCGCCGACCATCAGCCCGCGCAGCACCGCGCCGGCCACATAGCCCCACAGGATCACCCAGTTCGGCATCGGGCTGACCAGCAGTTCCTCGACATGGCGGCCGAACTTGGCGCCGAAGAAGCTCGAGGAGATATTGCCGTAGCTGTTCTGGATCACGCTCATCATCACCAGGCCGGGGACGATGAACTCCATGTAGGTGTAACCCCCCATGTCGCCGATGCGCGAGCCGATCAGGCCGCCGAAGATCAGGAAGTACAAGGTCATGGTGATCGCCGGCGGCACCAGGGTCTGGCCCCAGATGCGCAGGATGCGCGCGACTTCGCGCCGCACGATGGTGCCCAGCGCGACCAGGTTGCGGCGCATGGAAGTGGCTTGAATCGCGTCGGCCGGTTGCACCGGAAGCGTCTGGCTCATGCGGCGGTCTCCGTCGTTGCGGGGGTGGGTTCGGACGGCTGGTTGATCATGCGCACGAACAGTTCTTCCAGTCGGTTGGACTTGGTGCGCATCGAGCGCACGCGGATGCCGGCTTCGCCGAGCGCGGCGAATACGCGGTTGAGATCCATCGCGCGCGGCATCTCCAGATCCAGGGTGTGGTCGTCGGTGGCCAGGATGGTCGCGCCTTCGATCGCCGGCAGCGTCGCCGGCAGGCTGCCGTCGATGTCGAGCAGGAAGCCTTCCACGTCCAGCATCGCCAGCAGCGCGCGCATCGGGCCCTGCTGGACGATGCGGCCCTGGTCGATGATCGCCAGGTTGCGGCACAGGTTCTCGGCTTCTTCCAGGTAGTGCGTGGTCAGGATGATGGTGGTGCCGGCGGCGTTGATCTCGCGCAGGGTCTTCCACATGCCGCGGCGGATTTCGATGTCCACGCCGGCGGTGGGTTCGTCCAGGATCAGCAGGCGCGGGCGGGTCATCATGGCGCGCGCGATCATCAGCCGGCGCTTCATGCCGCCCGACAGCGTGCGGCTCATCATCGTGGCCTTTTCCCACAGCTGGGCGCGCTTGAGCTCTTCCTCGGCGCGCTGCAGCGCGACCGCGCGCGGCACGCCGTAGAAGCCGGCGTAGTTGACCAGGATGTCGAGCGGCTTCTCGAACATGTTGAAGTTGAGCTCCTGCGGCACCAGGCCGATCAGGCGCATCGCTTCGCTGCGGTTGCGGGTCAGGTCGGTGCCGAAGATCTCCACCGAGCCTTCGCTGAGATTCACCAGCGAGCTGACGATGCCGATCAGGGTGGACTTGCCGGCGCCGTTGGGGCCGAGCAGGGCGAAGAAGTCGCCCGGGGCGACGTTCAGGGACACGCCCTTGAGCGCCTGAACTTTGTTGTCGTAGGTCTTGCGCAGGTCGCGCACACACAAGGCGGGCACCGAAGCGGACGCGGGGGCACCGGAGTGCGCCGTTGCCGAACCGGGTCCCGTGGCGGGGGCCGTTGGCTGGGTCATTGCGGAAGGTTCTCGGATCGCTGGCCGCGGGCCTCGCGGCGAATGGCTTAGTATAGGCGGCCCCGTGGCGGTACTCCGGCCACAGACTGTTGCGAAATCCCGCGTTGCCTCGCCCAGGACGGGCCGAACCTCGCCCTGGACAGGCTTTGCGCCCACCAGGCTTTGCGCAGGCGGTCGCCTCGATCATCGCGACGGGGCCGGCCGGGCCCCTCCCGCGTCCGATCGCGCCGCAAGCCGGCCGGACCGCCCACCGAGAATGCGACCTACATGAAGCAATTCCCGCTCAAGCTCGTCTCGCGCAGGATGCTGGCGCCCAGCGTCGGCCACTACGTGTTTCTGCGCGACGACGGCGAGCCGCTGGACTACATCCCCGGCCAGTTCATCCAGATCCATTTCCAGTACGCCGACGGCACCGCGACCAAGCGCAGCTATTCGCTGGCGACCATCCACGACCATGCGCTGGGCCCGGGCGAGGAAGTGGAGATCGCGGTCAGCTACGTGCCCGGCGGCGCGGCGACGGCCTTGTTCGAAGGCTTGAACGAGGGCGATCCGGTCCTGGCCAGCGGCCCGTTCGGGCGTTTCTGCCTGATGCCGGGCGACGCCAACCGGCGTTACCTGCTGATCGGCACCGGCACCGGCGTCACCCCGTACCGGGCGATGCTGCCGCAGTTGCAGACCCTGATCCGCGAGCGCGGCATCCAGGTGGTGCTGCTGTTCGGCGCGCGCACCCCGGACGAGCTGCTGTACGGCGACGAGTTCCGCGCCTTCGCCGATCGCGAACCCAACTTCCGCTTCGTCCCGTGCTTCTCGCGCGAGTTGCCCGAGCAGCCGCACGCCGATGTGCGCCATGGCTATGTGCAGCAGTTCCTGGATGAGTTCGCGCCGGACGCGAACGGCGACATCGCTTATCTGTGCGGCAATCCGAACATGGTCGATGCCTGTTTCGAGGCGCTCAAGGGCCATGGGCTGCCGGTGCCGCAGATTCGGCGTGAGAAGTACATTTCGTCCAAGTAAGGCTTAAGAGCGAATCCCCCCTGCCCCCCTTTTCAAAGGGGGAACAGCAAAAGCCCGGGGGACGCCGCGCTAACCGTTGCCCCCTTTAAAAAAAGGGGGCACGCGCCTGCGCATCCCCCATCCCGGGCCATAGCCCACCGCGCGGGGGATTCGCTCCACCCACCGCGATCGGTCACATTCTTCCCGAAGCCCCCGTCTGTCATCCTTGAAGGCGCACCCGCCTTGGGGAAGAGACTCGGACCATGCATCGATTCGGATACGCACAACGGCCGCGCTACGCGGCCTTGGGATTGGCCGCGGCCTTCGCGGTACTGGCTTTGGCCGGTTGCAGTAACAGCGGTACGCCGGCCGCGGCGAGCGGCGGCGCCGGCAAGACCGCGGCGGTCAAACGCCACTACGGCCGCATCGTGTTCGACCCGTGCACGCTGTCCTCGGCCTACGCCGCCGGCACCATCGCCGCCCAGTGCGCGACCTTCAAGGTCCCGGAAAACCACGCCGCGCCGAACGGACGCACGATCGACCTGCATATCGCCTGGCTGCCGCCCACCGATGAGAGCGCGGTCGACGACGATCCGGTGTTCTTCCTCGCCGGCGGCCCCGGCCAGGCCGCGACCGAGTCGTGGCCGCTGGTCGATGGCGCCTTCCGCGAAGTGCGCAAGCACCGCAGCATCGTCCTGGTCGACCAGCGCGGCACCGGCCGGTCCACGCCGCTGACCTGCCGCGACGCGGCCGGCGACAGCGACGGCAGCCAGAGCGAGCAGGCCATGCTCGACCACTCGGTCGCCGCGGTCGAACGCTGCGCCAAGTCGCTGAAGGTCGATGCCCGCTACTTCACCACCACCGACGCCATCGCCGACCTTGACCTCGTGCGCACGGCGATCGGCGCGGCCAAGATCGACCTGGTCGGCGTCTCCTACGGCACCCGCGTCGCCCAGCAGTACGCCGGCCGTTATCCGCAGCACACCCGCGCGGTCGTGCTCGACGGCGTGGCGCCGAACGAACTGGTGCTGGGCAGCGAGCACGCGCGCAATCTGGATTCGGCGCTGGCCGCGCAGTTCAAGCTGTGCCAGCAGACCCCGGCCTGCCGCGCGCGCTTCGGCGGCGAGCCGCGCGAACAGTTGCGCCGGCTGATGGCGCGCCTGCAGGCCGCGCCGGTCGAGGTCGACTACCGCGACCCCAGCACCGGCGAACAGCTGCGCGAGAAGGTCACCTCCGGCCACGTGGCGATGCTCACGCGCATGTTCTCCTACGCACCGGAAGCGGCCTCGCTGCTGCCGCTGATGCTCAACGAAGCCGACCAGGGCCGCTACGCGCCGCTGATGTCGCTGTCGAAGATGCTCGGCAACCAGCTCAGCGAAGAACTCAACTACGGCATGCAGCTGTCGGTGACCTGCGCCGAGGACGCGGACCTGTTCGTCGCCGATCCGGCCGACGCCGACACCGTGCTGGGCGATGCGATGACCAAGGTGCTGCAGGCGCAGTGCAAGGTCTGGCCGACCGGTCAGCGGCCGAAGGATTTCCACGCGCCGTTCGCCTCGCCCTTGCCGGTGCTGCTGCTGTCGGGCGAACTCGATCCGGTCACCCCGCCGCGCTACGGCGAGCAAGTGCTCAAGCACCTGCCCAACGGCCGCCACCTGATCCTCCGCGGCCAGGGCCACGGCGCCCTGCGCATCGGCTGCACGCCCAAGCTGCTGGGACAGTTCATCGAAACCGCCAACGCCAAGCAGCTCGACGCGCGCTGCCTGGACGCGCTGGGCTACGTGCCGCCGTTCGTTTCGTTCAATGGGTGGGAGCCCTGAGAGCCGGGATTGGGGATTTGTGATTCGGGATTCGAAAGCCCGGACATCGCGACCCCGCCCGCTTTTGCCAATCCCGAATCCCCAATCCCGAATCACGTGGAAAATCATGATCACCGCCCACGATCTGCATAAATCCTTCAAGACCAAGACCGGCCTGGTGCAGGCCGTGCAAGGGGTCGATTTCGAAGCCCGCGACGGCGAGATCACCGGCTTGCTCGGGCCCAACGGCGCCGGCAAGACCACCACGCTGCGCATGCTCTACACGCTGATGCAGCCCGACCGCGGCGAAGTGCGCGTCGATGGCATGGACGCGGCCAAGCAGGCGGCCGCGGTGCGGCGCGCGCTGGGCGTGCTGCCCGATGCGCGCGGCGTCTACAAGCGCCTGACCGCGCGCGAGAACATCGCCTACTTCGGCGAGCTGCACGGCATGAGCCGCGCCCAGATCGATCAGCGCACCCGCGCGCTGTCGCAGGCGCTGGACATGGACGACATCCTCGACCGCCAGACCGAGGGCTTCTCGCAAGGCCAGCGCACCAAGACCGCGATCGCGCGCGCGCTGGTGCACGACCCGCGCAACGTGATCCTGGACGAACCCACCAACGGCCTGGACGTGATGACCACGCGGGCGATGCGCGGCTTCCTGCGCGGCCTGCGCGAGGAAGGGCGCTGTGTGATCTTCTCCAGCCACATCATGCAAGAGGTGGCCGCGCTGTGCGATCGCATCGTGATCATCGCCAAGGGCCAGGTGGTCGCCGCCGGCACCGCCGATGAACTGCGCGCGCACACCGGCGAAGACAATCTGGAAGACGCCTTCGTCAAGGCGATCGGCAGCGACGAGGGACTGCACGCATGAAGACCGGTACTTTCGCCGCCATGTGGTCGGTGATCCGCAAGGAACTGCGCGACATCTCGCGCGACCGCCGCACCCTGGCCATCACCCTGCTGATGGGCCCGCTGCTGTATCCGCTGCTGATGCTGGGCATGGGCTCGCTGGCCGAGAACCGCGCCCGCACCCAACTCGACACCGCGCTGCGGGTGCCGGTGCGCGGCGCCGAGCACGCGCCGAACCTGATCAAGTTCCTGGCCACGCAGAACATCGTCGCCATTGCCGCACCGATAGATCTCGACGCGGCGATCCAGAGCCAGGACAGCGACGTCGGCCTGATCATCAGCAAGGACTACGCCCAGGATTGGAAGGACGGCCAGCCGGCGCTGGTGGAAATCGTCCAGGACAGCACCCGCCGCGACGCCGAAATCCCCAGCCGGCGCGTGCGCGCGGCGCTGGAGGGCTACAGCCGCCAGGTCGGCGCGCTGCGGCTGCTGGCACGCGGGATCTCGGCCAACATCGTCCAGCCGGTCAACGTCGGCGATCGCGACGTCGCCACGCCCGAGGCCAAGCGCGGCCTGGTGCTGTCGGCGCTGCTGCCGTACCTGCTGATCATGACCTCCTTCATCGGCGGCGCGTACCTGATCATCGACGCCACCGCCGGCGAGCGCGAACGCCAGTCGCTGGAGCCGCTGCTGGCCACGCCGGCGCCGCGCGGGGCGATCGTCAGCGGCAAGATCGCCGCGGCCTGCATCCTGGGATTGTTCTCGCTGCTGCTGACCCTGCTCGCGTTCAAGCTCAGCGCGCAGATGACCTCCGGCATCGGCCGCATGCTCGACGTCGGCCTGCCGGCGATCGGCAAGATGCTGCTGATCCTGATGCCGATGTCGTTCATCGGCACCGCCCTGCTGACCTACCTGTCGGCCGCGGCCAAGAGCCTGAAGGAAGCGCAGAGCCACATCACCTGGCTGATGTTGATGCCGCTGATCCCGACCTTCGTGTTGATGGTCAATCCGCTCAAGACCCAGCTATGGCAGTTCACGGTGCCGTTCCTGGCCCAGAACCAGCTGCTGTTGAAGGTGATCCGCGGCGAAGCGATCTCCGGCCAGACCTGGGCGGTGTATCTGGCCACCGCGTTCGGGCTGGCGGCGCTGCTGTGGTTCGCGGCGGTGCGGCGTTATCACAACGAGCAGTTGGCGATTTCCGGCTGAGGCCGGCGATGGGCGGCCGCCGCGGTGTCGCGGCGGCCGCGGCCTCAGACAAAAAAAAGCCCGGCTTGCGCCGGGCTTTTGTTTTGCCGATGGGTTCGACCTGGTGCGATCAGCCGCCCGGGTTGAAGCCGATCGTGCGGCGCGTGGTGACCGGTCCGGGGACCGGCTGGAAGCGCCACTTGCGCACCGCGTTGACCGCTTCGCGATCGAACACCCGCGCCGGGTTGGAACGCACCACGCGCGCGGCCGTGACCGAGCCGTCGGTGCCGACGGTGAACTCGACCTGGACCTCGCCGGAGGTGCCGGCGCGC is a genomic window containing:
- a CDS encoding ATP-binding cassette domain-containing protein, translating into MITAHDLHKSFKTKTGLVQAVQGVDFEARDGEITGLLGPNGAGKTTTLRMLYTLMQPDRGEVRVDGMDAAKQAAAVRRALGVLPDARGVYKRLTARENIAYFGELHGMSRAQIDQRTRALSQALDMDDILDRQTEGFSQGQRTKTAIARALVHDPRNVILDEPTNGLDVMTTRAMRGFLRGLREEGRCVIFSSHIMQEVAALCDRIVIIAKGQVVAAGTADELRAHTGEDNLEDAFVKAIGSDEGLHA
- a CDS encoding ferredoxin--NADP reductase, which codes for MKQFPLKLVSRRMLAPSVGHYVFLRDDGEPLDYIPGQFIQIHFQYADGTATKRSYSLATIHDHALGPGEEVEIAVSYVPGGAATALFEGLNEGDPVLASGPFGRFCLMPGDANRRYLLIGTGTGVTPYRAMLPQLQTLIRERGIQVVLLFGARTPDELLYGDEFRAFADREPNFRFVPCFSRELPEQPHADVRHGYVQQFLDEFAPDANGDIAYLCGNPNMVDACFEALKGHGLPVPQIRREKYISSK
- a CDS encoding ABC transporter permease codes for the protein MKTGTFAAMWSVIRKELRDISRDRRTLAITLLMGPLLYPLLMLGMGSLAENRARTQLDTALRVPVRGAEHAPNLIKFLATQNIVAIAAPIDLDAAIQSQDSDVGLIISKDYAQDWKDGQPALVEIVQDSTRRDAEIPSRRVRAALEGYSRQVGALRLLARGISANIVQPVNVGDRDVATPEAKRGLVLSALLPYLLIMTSFIGGAYLIIDATAGERERQSLEPLLATPAPRGAIVSGKIAAACILGLFSLLLTLLAFKLSAQMTSGIGRMLDVGLPAIGKMLLILMPMSFIGTALLTYLSAAAKSLKEAQSHITWLMLMPLIPTFVLMVNPLKTQLWQFTVPFLAQNQLLLKVIRGEAISGQTWAVYLATAFGLAALLWFAAVRRYHNEQLAISG
- the hrpB gene encoding ATP-dependent helicase HrpB, which gives rise to MTTAQFPIDSLLPAIRDSLAAHPRLVLEAPPGAGKTTQVPPALLDAPWLDGRKIIVLEPRRVAARAAANFMARQRGEAAGETVGYRIRFENKVGPRTRIEVVTEGILTRMIQDDPTLDGVGALLFDEFHERHLAADLGLALALDVQASLREDLRIVVMSATLDGERLAQFLDAPRLSSAGRSYPVTLAHFPARREEKLEHQIKRAVEHALVSHPGDVLAFLPGQREIARAEAALAGSEAARGVDVLSLHGELPVEQQSRVLQPDPDGRRRVVLATNVAESSVTLPGVRIVIDSGLAREPRYDPNSGFARLDVVSIAQASADQRAGRAGRVAEGWAYRLWPESQRLEPQRRPEIAQVELAGLVLELAAWGDAGLRFVDPPPGGAMAAARELLLRLGALEGSGTQGATITAFGKRMLALGTHPRLAAMLLAPNDARERALACDLAALIEARDPLRSGGDALAARWQALAAFRGGRAPADASRSALAALDQAARQWRRRLRVETNPPASVPAHALGDLLLHAFPDRIARQHPGDPYRYQLANGRSAKLFDDSAVYGEPWLVIAELRDDPRDARILRAAPLDEARLEREFPQRFVSEDRVLWDAGARGIAAVRERRFDRIVLDSRPLAKPDPARYADALVDAVRQLGLDALPWTESLRQWRARIRCLREWMPELAKGEHALPDLSDEALLAGLDAWLKPALRGKTRLDALDEAAFGEALRSLADWTWRQKLETLAPTRIAVPSGQERAIQYHFEEERHDPHVGASAPVLAVKLQELFGLADTPRIADGRVPLTLHLLSPAGRPLQVTQDLRGFWERGYLEVRKEMKGRYPRHPWPDDPWTATATHRAKPRGT
- a CDS encoding ABC transporter permease — its product is MRRNLVALGTIVRREVARILRIWGQTLVPPAITMTLYFLIFGGLIGSRIGDMGGYTYMEFIVPGLVMMSVIQNSYGNISSSFFGAKFGRHVEELLVSPMPNWVILWGYVAGAVLRGLMVGAIVLLIAMFFTKVRVPHPLVTFTTVLLGATIFSLAGFINAVYAKKFDDVAIVPTFILTPLTYLGGVFYSVKLLPAWAEAATHANPIFYMVNAFRYGLLGSSDVPVLVAYALMLAFVVGLSSLALWLLKRGVGLRS
- a CDS encoding ABC transporter ATP-binding protein — encoded protein: MTQPTAPATGPGSATAHSGAPASASVPALCVRDLRKTYDNKVQALKGVSLNVAPGDFFALLGPNGAGKSTLIGIVSSLVNLSEGSVEIFGTDLTRNRSEAMRLIGLVPQELNFNMFEKPLDILVNYAGFYGVPRAVALQRAEEELKRAQLWEKATMMSRTLSGGMKRRLMIARAMMTRPRLLILDEPTAGVDIEIRRGMWKTLREINAAGTTIILTTHYLEEAENLCRNLAIIDQGRIVQQGPMRALLAMLDVEGFLLDIDGSLPATLPAIEGATILATDDHTLDLEMPRAMDLNRVFAALGEAGIRVRSMRTKSNRLEELFVRMINQPSEPTPATTETAA
- a CDS encoding alpha/beta hydrolase — protein: MHRFGYAQRPRYAALGLAAAFAVLALAGCSNSGTPAAASGGAGKTAAVKRHYGRIVFDPCTLSSAYAAGTIAAQCATFKVPENHAAPNGRTIDLHIAWLPPTDESAVDDDPVFFLAGGPGQAATESWPLVDGAFREVRKHRSIVLVDQRGTGRSTPLTCRDAAGDSDGSQSEQAMLDHSVAAVERCAKSLKVDARYFTTTDAIADLDLVRTAIGAAKIDLVGVSYGTRVAQQYAGRYPQHTRAVVLDGVAPNELVLGSEHARNLDSALAAQFKLCQQTPACRARFGGEPREQLRRLMARLQAAPVEVDYRDPSTGEQLREKVTSGHVAMLTRMFSYAPEAASLLPLMLNEADQGRYAPLMSLSKMLGNQLSEELNYGMQLSVTCAEDADLFVADPADADTVLGDAMTKVLQAQCKVWPTGQRPKDFHAPFASPLPVLLLSGELDPVTPPRYGEQVLKHLPNGRHLILRGQGHGALRIGCTPKLLGQFIETANAKQLDARCLDALGYVPPFVSFNGWEP
- a CDS encoding TatD family hydrolase, which translates into the protein MQLIDIGANLTHDSFDPDREAVLQRARDAGVARMVITGASREHSPKALELARQYPGELFATAGVHPHHATEYTAECDAEMRELLSHDEVVAVGECGLDYFRDFSPRPAQRRAFEMQLQTAVDTGKPLFLHQRDAHADFMAMMKNFDGKLGAAVVHCFTGTREELFDYLDQDWYVGITGWLCDERRGLHLRELVKHIPAQRLMIETDAPYLLPRTVKPAPSHRRNEPMYLAHIVEELARDRGEEVAVTAANSSAAASAFFRLPAR